In a single window of the Coregonus clupeaformis isolate EN_2021a chromosome 10, ASM2061545v1, whole genome shotgun sequence genome:
- the LOC121574655 gene encoding lysophosphatidic acid receptor 6-like has translation MPLCDSAVCFIQWIIYVPTFVMGLPLNMAALWLLLFRIRRWTESMVYLSSLIINDSLLIFSLPFKMYAYEHTWGLSMGFCTFLECLVFVNIYGSIVLIVCISGDRYVSLRFPLRAKRLRSPHSAALLCLAIWVTVFALTTPIYELHNNKNKNNNNATRLHSKETERCFQSFSSETWKRKWIIIVMETVFTVSMVTMLFFSVSVIQILKDMRRRNPRDEKLRNNKSLKIVLSNLVAFLLCFIPYHVAAPVYFLAKNRTEEPGIIDPLRDFVHISTCVSSVNCLMDGVCYYLILKELSAGQERRRLSTRGNMVGRPGENNQLQPLGNV, from the coding sequence ATGCCACTGTGTGACAGTGCAGTGTGCTTCATCCAGTGGATCATCTATGTCCCCACATTCGTGATGGGTCTACCTCTCAACATGGCTGCTCTGTGGCTACTCCTCTTCAGAATCCGTCGATGGACTGAGTCCATGGTGTACCTCAGCAGTCTGATCATCAACGACAGCCTGCTCATCTTCTCTCTGCCCTTCAAGATGTACGCCTATGAACATACCTGGGGCCTGAGCATGGGCTTCTGCACCTTCCTGGAGTGCCTGGTGTTCGTCAACATCTACGGCAGCATTGTACTGATCGTGTGCATCTCGGGTGACCGCTATGTTTCTCTGCGCTTCCCCCTTCGAGCCAAGCGTCTTCGTTCGCCACACAGTGCCGCCCTCCTCTGCCTGGCCATCTGGGTGACGGTGTTCGCTTTGACCACGCCCATCTATGAGctccacaacaacaaaaacaaaaacaacaacaacgccACCAGACTGCACAGCAAAGAAACCGAGAGGTGTTTCCAGAGCTTCTCCAGTGAAACTTGGAAGAGGAAGTGGATCATCATCGTCATGGAGACCGTGTTCACAGTCAGCATGGTCACCATGCTGTTCTTCTCGGTGAGCGTGATACAGATCCTGAAGGACATGCGCCGACGGAACCCCCGGGATGAGAAGCTGAGGAACAACAAGTCTTTAAAGATTGTCCTGAGCAACCTGGTGGCCTTCCTGCTATGCTTCATCCCCTACCATGTGGCTGCGCCGGTCTACTTCCTGGCCAAGAACCGCACAGAGGAGCCAGGCATCATCGACCCCCTCAGAGACTTTGTCCACATCAGTACCTGCGTGAGCAGTGTCAACTGTCTGATGGATGGGGTCTGCTACTACCTCATCCTGAAGGAGCTGTCTGCCGgccaggagaggaggaggctgtCCACTAGAGGAAACATGGTGGGGAGGCCCGGGGAAAATAATCAGCTACAGCCGTTGGGCAACGTCTAG